A part of Leifsonia xyli subsp. xyli str. CTCB07 genomic DNA contains:
- a CDS encoding HAD hydrolase-like protein, whose translation MTDPTSTTEPASAPTVTRTWTCVLFDLDSTLTDSAAGITSSLAHTFETIGLPVPAPAQLVEYVGPPLLDSLQSMAGLTEAGARDALTAYRAHYAEHGALDSAVFPGIRGLLQRLSAAGVPLAVATSKPETQAVRILEHFGLAQHFEVIAGATDESRSAKADVVAEALRRLTAAGVGIGHAVMVGDRLYDVEGAAAHGLPTILVEWGYGSPAEAAGEIAVVHSTDQLSALLLG comes from the coding sequence ATGACTGACCCGACCAGCACGACCGAACCGGCCAGCGCGCCCACCGTCACACGCACCTGGACCTGCGTCCTCTTCGACCTCGACAGCACCCTCACAGACTCCGCCGCGGGCATCACCTCCTCGCTGGCGCACACGTTCGAGACCATCGGCCTCCCCGTCCCGGCGCCGGCCCAGCTCGTCGAGTATGTCGGGCCCCCGCTCCTCGACTCCCTGCAAAGCATGGCCGGCCTGACCGAAGCCGGGGCCCGCGACGCGCTCACCGCGTACCGCGCACACTACGCGGAGCACGGCGCCCTCGACAGCGCGGTCTTCCCCGGCATCCGCGGCCTCCTCCAGCGGCTGAGCGCCGCGGGTGTCCCGCTCGCGGTCGCGACCAGCAAACCCGAGACCCAGGCGGTCCGCATCCTGGAGCACTTCGGACTCGCTCAGCATTTCGAGGTCATCGCCGGCGCGACCGACGAAAGCCGCAGCGCCAAGGCGGATGTCGTGGCCGAGGCCCTGCGCCGCCTCACCGCGGCCGGCGTCGGCATCGGCCACGCCGTCATGGTCGGCGACCGCCTCTACGATGTGGAAGGCGCCGCCGCGCACGGCCTGCCCACGATCCTGGTCGAATGGGGCTACGGCTCCCCGGCCGAGGCGGCCGGGGAGATCGCGGTCGTACACTCGACCGATCAGCTCTCCGCGCTGCTTCTGGGCTGA
- the nucS gene encoding endonuclease NucS — translation MRLVIANCSVDYAGRLSAHLPLAKRLLMLKADGSMLVHSDGGSYKPLNWMSPPCTLAVDKPDEAQREAGVTQLWRVSQAKTADMLVVSIHEVLHDSAHELGIDPGLQKDGVEAHLQKLLAEQIHLLGDGHVLVRREHMTAIGPVDILARDAAGASVAVELKRRGDIDGVEQLTRYLELMNRDPLLAPVAGVFAAQEIKPQARTLAEDRGIRCLVLDYDAMRGFDNSDSRLF, via the coding sequence GTGCGCCTCGTGATTGCCAACTGCTCCGTCGACTACGCGGGCCGTCTGAGCGCCCACCTGCCGCTCGCCAAGCGGCTGCTGATGCTCAAAGCCGACGGCAGTATGCTGGTCCACTCCGACGGCGGCTCCTACAAGCCGCTGAACTGGATGAGCCCGCCCTGCACGCTCGCGGTCGACAAACCGGACGAAGCGCAGCGCGAGGCCGGCGTCACACAGCTCTGGCGCGTCAGCCAGGCGAAGACTGCGGACATGCTCGTCGTCTCGATCCACGAGGTGCTTCACGACTCCGCGCACGAACTCGGGATCGACCCAGGCCTGCAGAAGGACGGTGTCGAGGCGCACCTGCAGAAGCTGCTCGCCGAACAGATCCACCTCCTCGGCGACGGGCATGTTCTGGTGCGCCGCGAGCACATGACGGCGATCGGGCCGGTCGACATCCTGGCCCGGGACGCCGCGGGCGCGTCGGTCGCCGTGGAGTTGAAGCGACGGGGCGACATCGACGGCGTCGAGCAGCTGACCCGCTACCTGGAGCTCATGAACCGGGACCCGCTGCTCGCCCCGGTGGCCGGGGTCTTCGCCGCCCAGGAGATCAAGCCGCAGGCCCGCACGCTCGCCGAGGACCGCGGCATCCGCTGTCTCGTGCTGGACTACGACGCGATGCGCGGGTTCGACAACAGCGACAGCAGGCTGTTCTGA
- a CDS encoding BglG family transcription antiterminator, whose protein sequence is MALSAKRTRMLGILSRRAAWVTAAELARDLGVTTRSIRSYAAALGELIESGPDGYRVRPDAYAASLAGMASPDSTAGSPQERLVLLVRRLLDAPEGVEVYETAESLFVSDSTIESDLTRIRGLLSGTELALERQGAVVRLTGPEIARRKLISRLFRDEMTQSVVDIARIQEVFSSRGLAEFKDDLVETLDARGFFVNEYGINDVLLHMAVALDRVAKDRVLPATADPEVSDEIRALAVDLGELVLHHFGAQLDPVELRSLAILLRTRVIVPGARDTLAEFVSDEDLAAVRCIVASASAEYLVDLRDESFIVRLTLHLQNLVARAHEKSYSRNPLTRSIKSAYPMIYELAVYIASRLQAAEGIAVNDDEIAYIAMHVGAHLEQQSRRRDAVTCAVVCPNYYDMHILLRERLERALGDELDITNVITSADADWNVIGEDLVLTTIDPRGHRENAVIVQPFLTETDIGRIRQSVARIRRQRRRARIKSELLEYFDESLFLRDFHARDPLTMIRALGDRMIAAGAIDSAYVEQSVEREQMSSTAFTDTLAVPHAMTMTAKRTAIAIVVNDTAMDWGDARVNVIAFIAFSEGGRAAFQTVFDQFVEVFSDPEAVRGLIRRADTFTAFIDELVRIIDA, encoded by the coding sequence GTGGCTCTCTCGGCGAAGCGGACCAGGATGCTCGGCATCCTCTCGCGGCGTGCTGCCTGGGTGACCGCCGCCGAACTAGCCCGGGACCTCGGCGTGACCACCCGCAGCATCCGCAGCTACGCTGCCGCGCTCGGCGAACTGATCGAGTCCGGCCCGGACGGATATCGCGTGCGTCCGGACGCCTACGCCGCCTCCCTCGCCGGCATGGCCTCCCCGGATTCCACGGCCGGCTCCCCGCAGGAGCGTCTCGTGCTCCTGGTCCGCCGGCTGCTGGACGCACCGGAGGGGGTCGAGGTCTACGAGACGGCGGAGAGTCTGTTCGTCTCCGACTCGACCATCGAGTCCGACCTCACGCGCATCCGGGGGCTGCTCTCCGGCACCGAACTGGCGCTGGAACGTCAGGGCGCCGTCGTCCGCTTGACCGGACCGGAGATCGCGAGGCGCAAGCTCATCAGCCGCCTGTTCCGGGACGAGATGACGCAGAGCGTCGTGGACATCGCCCGGATACAGGAGGTTTTTTCCTCCCGCGGGCTCGCCGAGTTCAAGGACGATCTGGTCGAGACACTGGATGCGCGCGGCTTCTTCGTCAACGAGTACGGCATCAACGATGTGCTCCTGCACATGGCCGTCGCCCTCGACCGCGTCGCCAAAGACCGGGTCTTGCCCGCCACCGCCGACCCCGAGGTGAGCGACGAGATCCGTGCGCTCGCCGTGGACCTGGGGGAACTCGTGCTGCACCACTTCGGAGCGCAGCTCGATCCGGTCGAACTGCGCTCCCTCGCTATCCTGCTGCGCACCCGGGTCATCGTTCCGGGTGCGCGCGACACGCTCGCGGAGTTCGTGAGCGACGAGGATCTTGCCGCCGTCCGGTGCATCGTGGCGAGTGCCTCCGCCGAGTACCTGGTGGACCTGCGTGACGAGAGTTTCATCGTGCGCCTTACGCTGCACCTTCAGAACCTCGTCGCCCGAGCTCACGAGAAGAGCTACTCGCGCAATCCGCTCACCCGCTCCATCAAGAGCGCGTACCCGATGATCTACGAACTGGCCGTCTACATCGCGAGCCGGTTGCAGGCGGCGGAGGGCATCGCGGTCAACGATGACGAGATCGCGTACATCGCCATGCATGTCGGCGCGCATCTGGAGCAGCAGTCGCGGCGGCGGGATGCTGTGACCTGCGCCGTCGTCTGCCCCAACTACTACGACATGCACATCCTCCTCCGCGAGCGTCTGGAGAGGGCGCTCGGCGACGAACTGGACATTACAAACGTGATTACGTCGGCGGACGCGGACTGGAACGTCATCGGGGAAGACCTCGTCCTCACCACCATCGACCCCCGTGGCCACCGGGAGAACGCGGTGATCGTGCAGCCGTTCCTCACCGAGACGGACATCGGGCGCATCCGGCAGTCGGTCGCCCGCATCCGCCGTCAGCGCCGCCGCGCGCGCATCAAAAGCGAATTGCTCGAGTACTTCGACGAGAGCCTCTTCCTCCGCGACTTCCACGCTCGCGACCCGCTCACGATGATCCGCGCCCTCGGCGATCGGATGATCGCCGCCGGCGCCATCGACAGCGCCTATGTCGAGCAGTCGGTGGAGCGCGAGCAGATGTCCTCGACGGCCTTCACCGACACGCTCGCCGTCCCGCACGCCATGACGATGACCGCCAAGCGCACGGCCATCGCGATCGTCGTCAATGACACGGCGATGGACTGGGGGGACGCCCGGGTCAACGTCATCGCCTTCATCGCCTTCTCGGAGGGCGGCCGTGCGGCCTTTCAGACGGTTTTCGACCAGTTCGTCGAGGTGTTCTCCGACCCGGAGGCGGTGCGGGGGCTGATCCGCCGCGCGGACACTTTCACCGCCTTCATCGACGAACTCGTGCGGATCATCGACGCCTAG
- a CDS encoding SseB family protein: MGARGRFPPSYENVPVRKALAVIAAEPTLENLAALLAAAKKGGLVVDVTGSGPGEVRLRTIGSTTGEAVLPLFTSMRALRAAVGGAAGGGTRVQAVIVPGPEALGHISSADFVAVQFDPGTPHALVVARSHIEAALSER, translated from the coding sequence ATGGGCGCCCGGGGCCGGTTCCCCCCGAGCTACGAGAACGTGCCGGTGCGCAAGGCGCTGGCCGTCATCGCCGCCGAGCCCACACTGGAGAACCTGGCTGCGCTGCTCGCCGCCGCGAAGAAGGGCGGTCTGGTGGTGGATGTCACCGGCTCCGGCCCGGGGGAGGTGCGGCTGCGCACCATCGGCTCCACGACCGGCGAGGCTGTGCTGCCGCTCTTCACCTCGATGAGAGCATTGCGCGCGGCCGTCGGCGGCGCAGCGGGCGGGGGGACGCGCGTGCAGGCGGTCATCGTCCCCGGCCCGGAGGCGCTCGGGCACATCTCTTCGGCCGATTTCGTCGCCGTGCAGTTCGATCCCGGAACCCCGCACGCACTGGTGGTCGCCCGCTCACATATCGAAGCCGCTCTCAGCGAGCGCTGA
- a CDS encoding acyltransferase family protein — protein MTGGPALASVARDAPVPSAAPSARLAALDCLRLLVALSVVSYHWLFWGPRYGEVAFAAPAPVAALAAYGNLGVQLFFLISGFVIFLSASGRDAASFAAGRATRLYPAFWAGVLLTPAPLLVTAQASLPSILGRLLANLTMAPAAFGQAQLDGVYWTLTLELEFYALVFLFLLAGRREWLEPFFAVWAIAMLPTTLFLPRIAGLPLLGGLFELFAGGALIAMIAYTGWTPLRAVALAASVAGSAAATVRRAQESDPGAVDPVVLAVAVAALYALVFVLTTSRIAAWRIPGSRLAGGLTYPIYLCHAVFGYALLNAFGSVDAPGPATGSPLLSCWRRRPRSTSVSSVRRRRCGGVCSRSHWPHRSGRCRPCCR, from the coding sequence ATGACGGGCGGCCCCGCTCTGGCGAGCGTCGCACGCGATGCGCCCGTCCCGTCCGCCGCTCCCAGCGCACGGCTCGCCGCCCTCGACTGTCTGCGTTTGCTGGTGGCGCTCAGCGTCGTCTCGTACCACTGGCTTTTCTGGGGACCCCGGTACGGTGAGGTGGCGTTCGCCGCGCCCGCGCCCGTCGCCGCGCTCGCCGCCTACGGCAATCTCGGGGTGCAGCTGTTCTTCCTCATCAGCGGGTTCGTGATCTTTCTGTCCGCGAGCGGTCGCGACGCCGCTTCCTTCGCTGCGGGGCGGGCCACCCGGCTCTATCCGGCGTTCTGGGCGGGCGTCCTGCTGACGCCGGCGCCGCTGCTCGTCACGGCCCAGGCGAGCCTTCCCAGCATCCTCGGGCGATTGCTCGCGAACCTCACGATGGCCCCGGCCGCTTTCGGGCAGGCGCAGCTGGACGGGGTGTACTGGACGCTCACCCTGGAGCTGGAGTTCTACGCCCTCGTCTTCCTCTTCCTGCTGGCCGGCCGTCGCGAGTGGCTGGAGCCGTTCTTCGCGGTCTGGGCGATCGCCATGCTCCCCACGACGCTCTTCCTGCCCCGGATCGCGGGGCTGCCGCTTCTCGGCGGACTGTTCGAGCTGTTCGCCGGCGGCGCCCTCATCGCCATGATCGCGTACACAGGCTGGACGCCGCTGCGCGCGGTCGCCCTCGCTGCGAGCGTCGCCGGATCGGCGGCGGCGACCGTCCGCCGGGCGCAGGAGTCCGACCCCGGGGCGGTCGACCCCGTCGTCCTCGCGGTCGCGGTCGCGGCACTGTACGCGCTCGTGTTCGTCCTCACCACAAGTCGAATCGCTGCCTGGCGCATCCCGGGCAGCAGGCTCGCGGGCGGGCTCACCTACCCGATCTATCTGTGCCACGCTGTGTTCGGATACGCCCTGCTCAACGCCTTCGGTTCGGTCGATGCTCCTGGGCCGGCTACGGGATCGCCCTTGCTGTCGTGCTGGCGGCGGCGGCCGCGGTCCACCTCGGTGTCGAGCGTGCGGCGGCGCCGATGTGGCGGCGTCTGTTCGCGGTCGCACTGGCCGCACCGATCCGGGCGCTGCAGGCCCTGCTGCCGCTGA
- a CDS encoding lactonase family protein yields the protein MVHQLLIGTYTESLPHVDGHAEGLLAATFDGAAVSPAGVAAFLENPSWIAVGPGARTVYAVEETGPDGSVTAFSREGGGALLPSGRESAGGSSPAHLAVHPSGRFLLVGSYGSGTVSVWSLDAEGMPLERTAFVQHEGSGPDPERQEGPHVHQLSVDPVTGDLVVVDLGLGEVRWYAFSEEGCLTLRPEATVVTGGAGPRHLAFHPDGGHAFLVNELESTVAVLRRGADGRFRLAGAASTRAPGADGPNFPAAVRVTGDGRTVLVSNRGDDTIAVFAFDGAESRLRLATFAPAGGRSPPPPDLVLTPEGDRVLVSCQDSDRVTVFAFDPETRALTWLSDNAVPTPVCVVVL from the coding sequence ATGGTCCATCAGCTCCTCATCGGCACGTACACCGAGTCCCTTCCGCACGTCGACGGGCACGCGGAGGGGCTTCTCGCTGCGACTTTCGACGGCGCCGCGGTCTCGCCCGCCGGTGTCGCCGCCTTTCTCGAGAACCCGTCGTGGATCGCGGTCGGACCGGGGGCGCGCACCGTCTATGCGGTCGAGGAGACCGGCCCGGATGGCTCGGTCACCGCTTTCTCCCGCGAGGGCGGCGGCGCTCTCCTCCCCAGCGGGCGCGAGTCCGCGGGCGGCTCCTCACCCGCGCACCTCGCCGTGCATCCCTCTGGACGCTTCCTCTTGGTCGGCTCCTACGGGAGCGGAACCGTCTCGGTGTGGTCGCTGGACGCCGAGGGGATGCCGCTGGAGCGCACCGCGTTCGTCCAGCACGAGGGTTCCGGCCCCGACCCGGAGCGGCAGGAGGGTCCGCATGTCCACCAGCTGAGCGTCGACCCGGTCACCGGTGACCTCGTCGTGGTCGACCTCGGACTGGGCGAGGTGCGCTGGTACGCATTCTCCGAAGAGGGCTGCCTCACGCTCCGTCCCGAGGCCACGGTCGTGACGGGCGGGGCCGGACCGCGCCACCTGGCGTTCCACCCGGACGGCGGGCACGCTTTCCTGGTCAACGAGCTCGAAAGCACGGTCGCCGTGCTGCGACGCGGGGCGGATGGACGCTTCCGCCTTGCGGGCGCCGCGTCCACCCGTGCGCCCGGGGCGGACGGGCCGAACTTCCCGGCCGCCGTCCGTGTCACCGGCGACGGCCGGACGGTTCTGGTCAGCAATCGGGGCGATGACACGATCGCCGTGTTCGCCTTCGATGGCGCGGAATCCCGGCTCAGACTCGCGACGTTCGCACCGGCCGGGGGGCGTTCCCCCCCCCCCCCCGACCTCGTCCTCACGCCCGAAGGTGACCGCGTGCTGGTTTCGTGCCAGGACAGCGACCGGGTGACGGTCTTCGCCTTCGATCCGGAGACCCGCGCGCTCACCTGGCTGAGCGACAACGCGGTGCCGACGCCGGTGTGCGTTGTCGTGCTCTGA